The Bacteroidales bacterium genome includes a region encoding these proteins:
- a CDS encoding class I lanthipeptide, with the protein MKKKKFSKKLALNKETISNLDNIKGGKVLGFTVVNPTDVLCTTDICASIARCTWGCDTFEAC; encoded by the coding sequence ATGAAAAAGAAAAAATTTAGCAAAAAGTTAGCTTTGAATAAAGAAACTATCAGTAATTTGGATAATATTAAAGGAGGAAAAGTATTAGGCTTTACTGTTGTAAATCCAACAGATGTACTTTGTACAACTGATATATGTGCTTCTATAGCCCGTTGCACATGGGGGTGTGATACATTTGAGGCATGTTAA
- a CDS encoding class I lanthipeptide, whose translation MKKKKFNKKLSLNKETVSNLDNIKGGNGEKCRITAPNSGCQPTENNQTICNAQITACYI comes from the coding sequence ATGAAAAAGAAAAAATTTAACAAAAAGTTGTCTTTGAATAAAGAAACTGTCAGTAATCTGGATAATATTAAAGGGGGGAATGGCGAAAAATGTAGAATAACTGCTCCTAATTCAGGATGTCAACCGACAGAAAATAATCAAACAATATGTAATGCACAAATAACAGCCTGTTATATATAA
- the rpsO gene encoding 30S ribosomal protein S15, with the protein MYLDAEKKQEIFQKYGKSNSDTGSVESQVALFSHRITHLNEHLKKNKKDHHTRRSLIKLVGKRKKLLKYLQDSDIERYRSLIKTLGLRK; encoded by the coding sequence ATGTATTTAGACGCAGAAAAAAAACAAGAAATTTTTCAAAAGTACGGAAAGTCTAATAGTGACACCGGTTCGGTTGAGAGCCAAGTAGCATTATTTTCCCACCGTATTACGCACTTGAATGAGCATCTTAAAAAAAACAAAAAAGATCATCATACAAGAAGATCGTTAATTAAATTGGTAGGGAAACGAAAAAAGTTACTTAAATATTTACAGGACAGTGATATCGAAAGATATCGTTCTCTGATAAAAACTCTCGGACTGCGTAAGTAG